The Panicum virgatum strain AP13 chromosome 6K, P.virgatum_v5, whole genome shotgun sequence nucleotide sequence tcattgtaaaatttctcatgaaatgaagaaaaccaaggtcTAAAAGGACAAACATTTGTCAAGAGGGGGTATTATACAACAGTCCgatcttaaaaaaaaacaagatcTTAATTTGGTCTAAGCTGGTTAAGAAAATTGAAATGTTATCTTTGCACTGGAAAATATAAAGTACACAAATCATTGATATAGCCATGTGTCTTAATAATGTGGCTGTGTCCTCGTATCATAACAATAAGTGATGCACAAGCGAAGTACCTCGGATAgtagactctctctctctctctccataaCTTTGGTAAATACTACTATCTACCATCTCACAAAAGCCAAGATATGTGCTCATGGAAGGCACAGATCGAATATAAGCCAGAGCCCTAGCCTCCAAAATGCAAACTCTGCATCTCCCTATGGAACAGGAATACATACTTCCATTTCTATGATTTTGGGGAATGGGAGGCCTCGGGTATGAAGTCACAAGCTTGCTAGTAGCGGTAAAGATTTTCTTAACAACATCATCTGCTGCGTGCCTGCTCGTTCGCTAATTCTGTGGCACGGCGAGAACTAGGTCTCTTCTCTCGCTAGTAGGCTACACTGCTAGAGAAAAGGTGATAGGTGCCGGTTTAAAATGGCCATAGGTACAAAATGAatttaggtaccggttttggaACCAGTACTACTAAACCGAGACCAAATGTGGGTGTCTAAGACACCGGGTATTTTAACCGATGCCTCCTTTGGTACTGGGTCAAGGTTTCATCCGGTACCAAAATATTCACGCAAAATATTCTTTGGCTGAGATTCAAACCTGCGATTTTTTGTCTCATGCGTTGCTTCTTTATCATCTCACCTACGCAACGGTTGTGATTGAGAAggaaatattttccttttgaagtaacccatgaatgagcctaattaaggtaccggttggtacctAAAGCTCTCCATAGATACCGGGTGGTGGTACCACCCGTACTAATGTAAAATTTACCACCCGGTGCATATGAAACCAACTGGTACCTAAACCTCATCCATAGGTTCCATCCaacccaaaagtaccggtacgaagatgaaccggtacatATGCTCGTACCGGTACTTTTGCtcgtaccggtacttttgggctCATACCGATATTTTTTGGTGGACCATTAGCGTGTTTTCTAAGTAGTGCTAGAAGCTCCTCGGAAAAAAAACTCGCTAGTAGCAATAAAGTAGAACTTTCTTTTTCTGTTGATTTTCTTTGTGACGCAATGCAAATTTTCGAATTCTGACAACACAATACAACTTTTCAGTTTTGTGTGACGTTTTTATCTAGTACTCCATCCGTTCTAAaatataggtcgttttgacttttttatatttatatattttgctatgtatctagacatatctATATctagcaaacactatgaatgtagaaaagccaaaacgatctatattttggaacggagggattATTAGAGtatgagaaattttacaatgctTGAGGAGGTGTTGGGAAGTATTTTATGTGTCTATGATTTGTGGGTCCGTATGAGAAAAGATGTTGGGATGCGTCAATGAAGAGGCGTCGGGAGGCGTTAGTTGTGTCTATGTTCGGTGGAGCCATAGGCCCCGTAACGCCTCTCAATGCCTCCCAATATCTCTAAAATTAAAGGGATTAGAAATTCATGGCAATTCTTTTTtcatagttatttttttaatcaaGGGTAAAGAGGTAATTTAAAATTAAGATGAATATTGGTTTTAATGATAAAGATGTTCTTATTAGGGTTAGTGTTCGTTCATCACCCCGGTTCACCACGCCGGATTGGATTTGCGGCGCCTCGCCGTCCGACCGGCGGCGATTCTTCACACGGCGAGGCCCCCTCGGCGCGGGCGGCCAGGATCCAAGCGCCCCCTGCCAGATCAGCGCCGCGGACGAGCAGCGCtttccggcggcgcagggcagcAGCGGCTTCCGGCGGCAAGGCGGTGCGGGCGGCCAGGATCCAAGCGTCCCCTGCCGAATCAGCGCCGCGGACGAGCAGCGGcttccggcggcgcagggcagcAGCGGCTTCCGTCGGCAAGGCGGTGGGGGCGGCTAGGATCCAAGCGCCACCTGCCGGAACAATTGTGCCCCCGTTCCATCAGCGAAACAATGCATCATGTCAGGTAATATTATTTGAAACATGGTGGTGCTGTTGTTGTAATGGAAAACGAATTATGTTGGTAGATTACATCATGTCCGCTTCATGTAAATCTAGCTAGTGAGGGCAAGTTTCAGCTCATGATTAATGTTTTCTGAAGCTTACTCAAAGAGGTGCTTGGGGAAATTTAGAAGGGAATAATGCCATATTACCAAAATTTGTCTCTGAACTGATGTTTCTTGCTGCTTGCAGAAAATGGTTATGAGGAGCTTGTCGAGTAAACTCCGGTGGTCAAAGAAGCAGATGAGTACACATCAGGCCATACCTGTTGGATCACAGGATGCAGAAACCACTGGATATCAACTTGTTTCTTCATCAGTCGATCTGGAGCATGACTGGGAGGTCTTGAAAAACTGCAAGAAGCTGCTCCATGTCTCTGGTTTCAGGGGAAAGCATATGTAAATTACAAATCTCCTTACTGAGGATGTGTCTAGTTGCTGCATATAATCTTATAGAAGGATGAGAACCTGAGCTGTTTGCATCTCTAAGTCTCTACACATCCACCGGCATAACTGTAAATTCTATTTGAGGTTGTCTGTTCAAATTTTCTCTTACTGACCTGAAGTGCATGCAGACAAATACACACTTGATTTTAAACCGTTTGAAAAATTTCAGTCTTCTTCGTGGCAGTGCTTACTGGTAGTGGTATTATTAACTGGACATGCTGAGCGTGACGTGGTCATTACTGAAGCCGATGCCGGCAAACGAAACTGACGGATGGTcttatttgcattgtaatgctATCCAATTTTACAATCGGACAACTCTCAAGCAGGAATCAACTATTTCTCAAAGAGAAAACATCCAAACAAATGCTACATCGTGCATATGCATCACAATATTACTCACATTCCAAGCCAATCGATTATTAATTAACTAGCATTCGATGTTGCATCCAATGCTTCACCCTTGCCATCCATATACATCGTCGCTTTTTAAGgtctgtctttttttttaaactaaTAAGGTCTGTCTTTTAGCTTTTAAAAGTTGGTCATAGAATAGCAATACTGATCAGAAACTGATGGCGCTGAGTGAAAGGCATTCCAGTGTTCCTAAGGTTCGGCAAGTATAGGAGCACCCTTCTTCAAGGCAAGGCAATGCTTGATTCAGAAATAATGTTACTGAGATTATGTTAAGAAATTCAACAGGATAAAGCACTTAAACAGCATCTGCTGATTCAGAAATAATGTCACAACTGAAATACTCTACCATGTGCCTTCACCTGGCACAGGAGAAAGCATGTATGAATTCACATAGTCTGTGCCAGTACGGCAGTCGCACAGGTAAGACACAGCAGAAAACTTAGTCTCAAACTCAGAAAAGGGTAGAAATaataaaaggaatcttatttCTCAAACTTTGCCAGATGCTTCAAACCTTCAACTAGCTTGGTTGGGTAGGTCAGAGACAACCTTGCACAGGTTACATCATCCTATTATCTTGTGTTCTAAAAAAGACTAGCTACTCTACTTCTAAATGGGACACTACTGTTTCATCCTCCGCTGCCTCACTTCTTGACCTCCTAGTACTCGGCTTCTGGAGACTGGTGAGGAAGTCTTAGCATCCTTCTGCAAATCAAGAACAGAAAATCATAAGAACAAAAATAGCAGCATACAACACTATAAAGAACTGAACCTAGGATTTCCCAATAGGTGGACTCTCTGAAACAGAAATAGCAACATACCAACACCATATTAAATTGTAACAGCACCTTTAAGTCTGTAACAGCAGCTACTACATAGATAGATATAACAATACTGAATGGCGCATGCCTAATTTCAATGCGTGCAATTTCAAAAGATCGGATACTGACAGGATTCAGAAAAACTAACTAAAGGCTAGTTCATATTGCTGAGTAGTACCAGTGACTGCAATTGCTGAAGCTCGAAGGATAACGAGAATTCAGAACAGTTATCTGAACAAGGGTACACCTAGAGCAAGAAGAAAGAGCCTTAATTCCTCGAACAGCAGCCGACACTCCAATCAAACTAGAGCACTGCTCCCACCATCACCGGACGAGATGCTCCGCGGCGAATTAACACCACAACCACGGCAGGCAGCAGAGCAGCAGACCCAAAAACAGTCCTTTCCCGTGGGTGCCGCGTTTCGCCGAACAGGTGGTGGGGAGGCAAAGCAAGGCAAAGGAACGGGGGGCAGACAATCGAGCGAGGCGTGGTACCTTACGGGGCGCGCGAAGAACACGACGTGGAGGAGGAGTTCGCGAGGAGCAGCGCTGAAGCAGCGGTTTGTATCTCTCTCCCCGAGGCGGCCGGCAGCGAGCCACAAGGCGGAggtagcggcggcgggggcagacGTGAGCGCCGAGGGGGCCAGGCGACGGCAGGACGTCTCCCTGaagctgccggcggcggagcagacgGGAGCGCCGAGGGAGGAAGTAgggtctttttttttatttgaggaTGCGCAATGACAACACTGCCCTTTGAACAataaaatcaaaaaaaaaacttttttgcaAAAGTATTGGGAGGCATCGGAAAGTATTAGAAAGTATTTCCAAGCATGGTAAAAGACCTCATTAGAGTATAGGGCACATCTTTGCTATCAATTCCACATCAGTTCAATTGGGAGGTGTGACGTGTAGAGTTGATGCTTCGATGCCTCATCTCAGTATTATTCATCCATTCTTTGTGAATTGTTTTTCACTGTGTCTTGCCATGTTGCTGTTGGTTTAGGCGTCGATTTATGCTGTTCCTTTATGGCTAGTATTTGCTATGATGCTATTTTCTTTGAGAGATTTATTCCAACTTGCAAtgattgatttgaattcaaagaaaTCGACTAATCCTGGTCACTGCACATTCTGAATCGGTACTCAcctacaaaaaaaaaggaaaattggaTATGTAACACTAAAAAATCACATCTTTTGCTCGTCCATCAAAGAATCATCCCTAGCTACGTAGCGTCGAAAGATCACACTTGTTTAAAATTTAGTTCCCGACTTCCGTTAGTTTTTCTAATATCTGACCGCCTTCTAAGCCAAGCGACGTTCAGAGCACGCTGGAGAGGTGAGCATCGCTGCAGCCTACCGCTTCTTGGCTATacccgtgtgtttggttgcgggaTCAGTGGGTTGGGTTGGCTCCAATCCTCATTTTGAGAACggagccaacccatccattgttTGGTTGTAGATCTGATTTTGGGATGGAGTCAACCCATCACATGTTTGGTTGAGGGAATTGGAATACGGGTTGTATGGCAACACTAACTCCGttagtgggccccacatgtcagactcctctctctccatctcctctctctccactcgcctcgtcccgccgccgctggcgcgccccgtcccgccgccgccggccacctcgccCCCCCCGGCAGCGCCTCCTCACCCCGTTGCCCGGacctcgccaccaccgccggatcCGCGCGCATCGGCACTCCACCGccgcgggcgagctccgccgccgccggcggcctcggccgCCACGGACGCGCTCCGCCCGCGGGCGAGCTCCGCAGCCGCGGGCAGCCGCAGGCGTGCTGgaccgccgcgggcgcgggcagcCGCGGGCGAGCTTGGCCGCCACGAACGCTCGCCCATGGTCGCGGCCGCTCGAGCAGGGGTCAAGGGAGCGCGGCGCTCGCCCATGAGcgcggagggaggagagaggtgcGGCGGAGGAGCTCTGTCCCGCCGTCCCGCGGCCGTGAGCTCCGCCCCGCCGAGTCGCGCGAGCAACTCCGCCCCGCCGAGTCACGGCTGCTCACGCGCTGGGGCCGCTCGGCCCGCCCGCGTGCTCGgcccgctgctcgccgccgccgtgggatggggaggaggagcgccggcaAGGGTGTGGGAGcgacggggagagagagaggaatggGAGGGAGAGGAATTTTCTGACACATGAATGAGGTGCGACGGAGAAGACGGAGAGGGCGACAGGAGACGCTGACGCGGTTGGAGCGACTCCGTTAGCCAGATTTTGAGGGAGGAGTGGAACCCGTATCTGAGGGGAATATTCTCCTCTAGAGCCAACCCACTCTCCTCATCTCCATCCAAACAGCTATGGGAGTGGGTTCGCTCCatcccaacccgccccaacccccaaccaaacacacggtacCAGGATAGGTCCCCGCGTCACGGCAGTGTTGGGGGATCGCTCACTCACAGACACAAGTGTTTTATCACAAACACTTGATCTTCTCTTTGCTAGGAATCACTCTCTCAAGAGTGTCAATTCCCAAACACTAGCTAGCTTTTCTTCCGGTGGACACACAACAAACATGAACAAAACACAGGGAATTTTATGACGCGGCCCACACCAGCTCCcgtcatttttcttttcttatatAGACTCAAGTACATGCTACGCGTCGCACGGCACGTCAGCACCTTGCTCATCATCTGGAACCAAACTAGCCATGTAGGTATGTGTCCTACTAGATACTAACTACGCAGATACATGAAAATCAAGATTAGTTCTAACAGGCAGCTGCTTGCTCTTGACTCGGCGAGCGAGCTAGCTCTTCTTGGACAGAAGCAGCAGAGGATATGATGAGCACCTCTTCACTTCACCCCAATTTGCTGCGCTGCACGCACAGAGGTGGAGACGAGCTAGGGAGGCAGAGAGACCCGGAATGGGACCAGTGAGCGGCACGGGGCGGGCAGGTGAGCTCCGCCGCGCTGCTCTGAACATCGCTTGGCTAAGGGTGCAAAACAGTCGGACGTTAGAAACGAAAGTGGTAAATTTCAAAGAAATGCAACCATTTGATACTACATAGCTGGAGATGATTCTTTTCACggtacatactccctccatactgtGAGGGAAGTCGTTTAGGACATCAATATAGTTTCAAAAACAACTTTGATCACTAACTTTTTCTACTATACAAATTTATAAAATATACAAATTTAAAACCACTTATTTTACAATATGGAAGGAGTATCAAAAGTAGGATCATTCAATAGTGCACATCCAATTTTCCAAAACGAAATCGATTGCCCACTAGAGTTACCGTCTACATACAATGTTTTCTCTTTTAAATTAAACTTTCCTATGTGGTGGGGTTATTACGTCTCACGCTACAAAACCGTAAAAGATTTGACTGAGACACAAACACAAAGCAAACAAGTTGCTAGATTGACAAGCCCCACCTAGAAAACACCGAATGGACCCAAAATCTCATCGTAAATTTGTAAATTCTCAGATTGAACCCACCTAAAGGGTAAATTTTGACCAACAATAAGGTGCATAGTGAATACACACAGTGCCAATTGCACGCCACCCGAAAGTCGAGAGCACCGTCCAGGCTCGAGATCTACCCTGCCGTACAAATGCAACACGCGCCACAAAGTCAACCCAGCGAGGAAACGatttaaataaaaattttaaaaagagGGAGAAAAAAACGGCAAATTTTTACGGACGcgtcgaaaaagaaaaaaaaaagtgggaAACTTGGGATCGTCGTCCCTAACCCCGCGTTGGCGTCGCGTGGCATCCTTCCGTTACTCCCCGTCcactcctcccacctctctccagatctcccctcccctcccgccaccggccaccgcccccCAAACCCTACCCCTCGGCCTCGCCGGATCCGCCCCGAACCGGGCCCCGCGGCACgagtgaggaggaggagcggtggcgcccgcggcggcggcgatgcggagCTCCATCGCGACCTACCGGGAGAGCCTCTCCCGGCTCGCCGTCGAGGTCGACGACGCCGCGGCCGACGAGGTCCCCGCGCCGTCGGCTCCCGCGGCGAGGGGAGGGGACCTCTCCGCCACGCCGCCCTCGTCGGGGAGGCGCCGCCGGTACTCCCGCTCCGGCTCCGACACCGCCGAGCCCGACGAGGTAACCCTCCCCTTCCCCAGCGGCAGAATTCGCCTTGTCGATTGGTTGGAGCGGCGGCTCCGGTGCGTCGGGCTTCATAGCGGGATCCGAAGCTCTACCTTTGGCTGTCGATACTTTGAATCCGTAGCCCACACGCACAGCTGGGATATCGGACTATCGGAGAACTTGCATTGTTATACTTACTACTTTTCTTGTCTTGAAGAACAAAGGAGTACTGCATATGAGTGCTCATGTCTGGGTTTAAGGGGGCTGGGCGTTGGTAGAGTAGCACGTAGATTGGTGAAGGTTAAATTAGCCTTTGCATAAGGTAATATTGATTGATGCTGCAATTCATATGGTTTGGGTCAGGGGCATAAGTATACAACTGTAGCTAACAATGCGTTCTCTCTAAGCTGGTGCAGTGCTGATATCTTAGTCGTCTAGGGCTACTTAGTGAAGAAATGTCGCAAATCATGTTAAGCCCGTTGGTGGTTCTAGTAGATTGTTAAAACTTAAAAGCAGTGCAATTTAAACTCCTTGCTAGGATAATGTGTGGTAAAAAAAATGGGGCGGTTAGTGGTGATCATTTTACAGGACATATTGCACAGAAGCTATCCCTGGGACTGGCGTACTATGTATGTGTTGATAGCCATTTTTGTTCATTGGCTGTCGTTACTACTGAGTATCCTGTTCTTTCCAAATATTCAAGTGCAAAGTAACCTTTTATTTGGAATGTTGCATGAGGCTCTACTTATTTACTATACCTGAAAGCACATTGTCTGGTTCCGCTTCTGCATGATACATTCGAAAACAGTGTAATAGTTACAGTTACAGTTTGAAACTTCGAATCCATGTATTTTCATTTCCATTGCAGATTTCTAAACTCAGGGAGGAGATACAAAAGTTTCAAGCTTCAGAGGCTGAAATAAAGGCATTATCATTCAATTATGCTGCAATGCTGAAGGAAAAAGAGGTATACCTATTTAAAGGTCTATCTGTTTCTCCCTTTTCTGCGTATCTGCTTGCCAAACTGCTTTCAATAGGCACATTGTTTTTCAAAATCAAAATCATTTTTAATATAGTTTAATTAACACATCATAAAAAGGTGATGTATCATTATCTGATGTCATTAGAAACATAAATAACTTCATTGATTTTATGGGGCTTACAAGCTTTCTCAAATCTGGTGTGTATGTTTTTTGTAGGAACAACTGGGAAGACTTCGCG carries:
- the LOC120713403 gene encoding uncharacterized protein LOC120713403 — translated: MFLLGLVFVHHPGSPRRIGFAAPRRPTGGDSSHGEAPSARAARIQAPPARSAPRTSSAFRRRRAAAASGGKAVRAARIQASPAESAPRTSSGFRRRRAAAASVGKAVGAARIQAPPAGTIVPPFHQRNNASCQKMVMRSLSSKLRWSKKQMSTHQAIPVGSQDAETTGYQLVSSSVDLEHDWEVLKNCKKLLHVSGFRGKHM